The genomic segment ATGCGGGGTTGTTTGCAAATGCGGAAAGTATTGCAGTGCTTGCTCAAGTAATGCTGAATAACGGAGGATATGGTGTCAAACGGTTTTTCGATCCGTCCGTTGCAGGATATTTTACGGCGCAACAGTCTCTTGTTTCAAGCATCGGGTTCGGTTGGCGGCGGCAGGGAGTGCAGGAATACAGTTGGGCTTTTTCGCCCTTTGCCTCTGCCGGAACCTTCGGGCATACCGGCTGGACGGGAACGCTTACCATTATCGATCCTGTCGAACATCTTATCATCATTTTATTAACCAATGCAAAAAATACGGTTCCGGCGCATAACACCCGTAACAGCCGATTCGAGGGCGATTATTATTTGGCAAAGCGGTATGGGGCGATCACGGCACTTATTTACGAGGCGTTTCGTCAGCCGACGCAAGCGCAGCTGGAGAGTATGCTCATCGAACTTGCCGAAAAGAAATATGAAATGCTGCGGCAAATTTCAGCCTTTAACAACCAAGGCTATATCAATGATCTTGCGGCAATTATGAAAATCGTAAAACAACGCGCTCGAAAGTCTGCCGGCTTGCGAAAATTTCTCAAGACTGAGAAGGCTGCACAGATTCTCAAAATTGTTGACGGCCGGCTATAGAAACGGAAGCGCCTTTACACTAAGAGCAATCGCATCCGAAACGTGTTAAGCGATTGCTTGCCTTTGTACGAAATTTTGTCAAAAATTTCGTACAATTTTTTCACGAGAAGGGTAAATGCATCAGACAGAATAGATAAAAAGCGCAGAATAATGGGGGCTAATGGTTAAAAATAATTTTTCCGTTAGCCTTTTGAAAAGAGGTGAGGCAGATACGAGGCATGAGCAAAAATTACCCGCAGGCGTGCTTTTTGCACGTCGAGGACTAATTTTTGTGAAATAACGAAGTAGATGCCCGCCTGTTTTCAAAAGGGATCTGATGCGTTTACACGTACGCACCCTGATATTTCTTTTCAAATTCAATCGTCGTATTTGAGCCGTGTCCCGGATAAACGTGTGTATTTTCCGGCAGTTCGGTAAAAAGCCGCTTGAGCGACTGGCATATCTGCATCTCATTACCGCCAAGCAAATCGGTTCTGCCGCGGGATCCGTAGAAAAGGGTATCCCCACTAAAAAGAATACCGGCTTCTTCGTTCCACAAGCAAACAGAGCCTTGTGTATGACCGGGTGTATGCAGCACGGTAAAGCCGTTTACGCTGTCTCCTTCTTTATAAAAATCTGTCGGTTCCGGAAGCGGATTTTTTTCCAACGGCTCTATCAGTTTTTGAACATGGAGTGGCCCAAAACTTTTTAAATGGATTTCCATACCGGCTTTTCCGAGGTATGCGGCATCATTTTCGTGAATCCACAAGCGATAATCGGGATACTTTCGTACGAGAGCAGGCAAGCCACCGACATGGTCAAAGTGTCCGTGTGTCAGCATAATTTCAAGATGCGTAGGATTAAGTTTATATAGATACTGGGATAATTCGGGGCTCAATCCGCCCGGATCGATTATGGCAGCGCTTTCTTTGCTCAACGGGAATACCCACGTATTGACCATAAGGTAGCCGGTTTCAAACTTTTCTATTGAATATTCCATGATAAAGTCCTTTT from the Treponema medium genome contains:
- a CDS encoding MBL fold metallo-hydrolase, coding for MEYSIEKFETGYLMVNTWVFPLSKESAAIIDPGGLSPELSQYLYKLNPTHLEIMLTHGHFDHVGGLPALVRKYPDYRLWIHENDAAYLGKAGMEIHLKSFGPLHVQKLIEPLEKNPLPEPTDFYKEGDSVNGFTVLHTPGHTQGSVCLWNEEAGILFSGDTLFYGSRGRTDLLGGNEMQICQSLKRLFTELPENTHVYPGHGSNTTIEFEKKYQGAYV